The genome window ATGGATTTCTCAGCTAATGAATCTCCTCCTGACTCCCCACCACCATCCAAGGACAAAGCCACTTCCTCCTCTGCCTCATCAGTAATGATATCCAGTCTGCTCCTTAGACTGGAAACTATGTCACTCTGAATTTACAACAGAAAGCTACATAAGTTTCTTCAAGACAGCAGCAAGCACTAGAGAAAATATATGTCAAATAAGTACAACAATTTTAGTTTGAAAATGGAGACTCTGATTATAACAAGCAGtgactgacaataagacatcccaTGAAGAGCAAACACAGTATACATGGGGGCTTTAGGCAATGAAATCAAGGACTATTAGCATGGTTATCAAACTCTCGAGTGAATTTTGTATAAACAAAGACACTGTGTAATTGAGATAGAAGTTTTGAGTTATGAGTTTCATAGtttcagtttctttttttttacttgtgGATGAAAACATAGTTGGTGGATGAAGACATAGTCGCATGTACCATCGACATCGAGTATCAATCAACAGAATCAATATATTCTTAATATGTCAAAGAACATGTAAAAATACATTAATCAAAAAGTGAAACTAAATCATATTCATCATCCAATTTCAAGTACCATTACATGTCAGAAACACACTCAGACAAAAGGATTCCTGCTCATCAACCAAAAAAACAGTACTCTTTTCAAGTTTAGTTTAAGGGCATGACAAAAACGCATTCCTGCTCATAAGGAACCATCTGATCTTGATCCTACAGGTTTCAAAGCATCCTTGTCAATTATTAAGTCACTCAATGATTGGCAAGCCATGACAATTATCAAGAATAACTACACTATACATTGATCATCCCTGTAGCAACATGGCATGATCAAAGACATCATGCTCCCAAAAGCAGAGTTACTAACTGGTCTTATTTCCACGTCACTCCTACCTAGATTACTTGAATGCAGAAATACAAACATCACAAATGTTTGGACCTTCCACAGACAAACAATTTAAAGCTTTAGCAAATACATGAACACAAGATGTCCTCCTTGTCTGGTGGAGTCCAAAAAGACAAATCAACCCAACTTGCCGCCTCAAAATGGCATTGGAAAGAGCTTGAACGATCAAGTTCTGCTAGTGCTCGATATGAAGATAAGAATCTTGCAATTTATTTGAAATTTATGCATTGATTGTCACTGTCAGAGATCATGACAGATGTTCTGTGGCCATGGACCAAGTGGAGTGAGgggagagaagagggagaagggacgGTAAGGCAGCAGCAGTAGTGAGAAGACTTTTATTTGAGGAATATAATATATGGTTACCGAGTCGATTCAGAAAATTCAAGTCGACTCATACAAGTCACTGTGTTAACTGATAATGACTTGCAAGTTGAACTGAACCCATGTGAATCCTGTCTGGAGACTTAAGTTGATTCATCCTATTTGATCTGAGCCAAAAAATTGCAAGATCCTACAGCCAAATCATGATTTAGCTACCATAATTATTAGTCTCAACTCTCAATAACAGAAAATGACAATCATTGAAATTACTGAAATAGTTACTTTACAAAAATGTTAATTTATATTACGATAACCAATGAACAGATGCATTTGGATTTTGCAATACGCCACATATGCATTCAACATTATCTATTAGTACCTACAAAAAGCCAGCATCTCTTCATTCATCTCTCCACCACTCTCTTCCTTCTCTTGCTGTCTTGCTCAATATACATACTGACAATTATCTAACAGAGAGACTAGTTTTTTGTTAAATTTGGGTAAAAGCAATATCCTTAAAGCCGTGGGGTGCTAAAAGGCACCAGGATCCAAAAAacccgaggcactaggcgctcaCTAAAGCGACTCAAAAGGTGCTAGGCATCTCGCTTCAAAAGCATACTGAATTCACTATATTTCTATACGAGACTAAAAGAGAAATCAAGATGCAACAAATAGGACTTATTCTCCGACAATAATCTTCATATTCTTTCCTCTATCCATCACTGGATAAAAGTTAAAACATCATAAGACAACACCTAACTAGGCTACCACTAATCTTTTGCAACCAATAAGTTTAAATTACTAAGCTAACTACAAAATTATAAGATCCACATCAAGGATCAAGTCTAGATAAGGCAACCCTATGTAATGGTAGGCTAGTTTACAATCACATAATATGCAGGCAAGACATCCCAAAAACATTagaattaatgaatattttaattgctcttaagaaacaaaaatattatatgcaTTTTGTCCTTTATCATAATTAGCATATTTAATAACCATGAATATAATACAACATGTATGAACCATTAAAATTAACAAATATGTCTTCTGTACCCATTTTAAATCAGTACAAaggttgataaatattttttgaaaagatTCTCAAGGTAGATATAAGTTTAACAAGGGATATCTAATATTAGTACCTTTAAGTCAGATATAGCTTGCAAAATAGGTTCTCTTGGACCCATATATGCAAAAGCACATATAGCTCCGCTGAAGACAACAAGGCCAACTACCTCTTCGGAGCTGCATGCTTTAAATGAAACTCCATAATATTAGCCTTTTCCAAATCATATAGAACAACTTGAATGCTAAAAGACAAAAGCTTGTTGGTAGTGTTTTTGGCTACTGCAAGGAGAGGGGGAAAGGAAAGGTTTATAGAAGAATTAACAACAAACCTTCAGTAGATATATGTTTGTTGAAAGGAACTAGGAACTGGACATCATGTGGACTCTCCGAAGACGTATGCACATTTTCAGTCACCTGGGCAACATAAAATAAGCAGCAGTTCTATATATAAGTGGAAAAAAATTTCATGAACAATAGCATGCTCAACACAACCACAATAAAATATCTCATTGCTTGGAAGATGATCCTATACATAATAATGGTTATACACTTATACTGACAAAGGTGGTGCTAACCTAGAATATGATATTATATGCATTTAGATATCCAAATTTTAAACTACTTTTGAATCAAGCTTTAACTAGTCTTATAAAATCACAACAACAAATAAGCAAGTTTTAGATCAGAAGGCTACATAAAAGATTATGATCGAGAGAACCACATCCAACCACCATCACCAGCCTAGCTCTTATATATAGGACTGGCTGCAGACCAGAAACAATCTTGATAATAATCAAAAGATCATTTTTCATAACCAGTGACAGTTCGAGAACTTTTCTGTCCAGCCCAACTGCGTTCATGGATACCAAAATTAAAAAACCACATTACAGCATCGAAATATCCACCAGTACTTGATTAATTTTGATGTTTAGATTATACATCATATAATATAGAAGTAAAGCATCGTTATCTCCTCAGACCCGCACTGACAGGAGCCTCATGCACTAGATTTACCCTTTTTGATACACCGAGAAATAATatgttgatgaccttaacattcAAACACAATATGACCTTTTTATGATGAACTGTTGCAATTCTCTTAGCTTTTCTTTGTACTTCCATCCGAACTTGACCTTATCAAATTCCTTTAAGAAATTGACAAAAAAATTTAAGACAAGCAAAGTGTTCCACTATCAGTTTTGTCGATAGATGCTAACACTTGCTTTTTTCCTTCTTGTTCCTCCAcacaagaatatttaggtattcaTGTCCTTTTAGTCATGCTCAATTAGGCAAGAAAAAACAAAGTAAGTAATCGAGTGCACGAAAATAATTTAAGCAAGAAAATTAGGAGGCAAAAAAAGGTAAACAAATAGGACTCCCTACTCCCCTTAAATTCTGCAGTAAACCCCAATAGTAATTCCCAGCATACCATTCATCTTTACAAGCATATAGCAGAAAATTACAAAATGCATAATCATAAAAGCAGAATTACCAAATGTCCGTTTATCAAAGCTTTTGCACTTTGCAAATCTTTGGCAAGATTAGCAATTCCTCTGCAAATAAGATCCTTGAAAGTAATTATGCCTAAAATTCCAGATTGAGGAATAGGTAATCTGCGGAAAAAAAAAGTTATGCCATATATTAGTCAAATACAAATCAGTATAACAATAACAAAAACTTGTGGCAACTGTTTGACCTTAAATTTTCATTACTCTTTTCTAATTATGAATTCTTTCCATAGTACtgaccaaggttcgtaatttcatacCGTTCTGACGTTTCGAATTTTGTTCGATATGGTATGGTATGAGCGTATCGAGCAGTACGCAGGTGTACCACTTagtacgtgtgtgtgtgtgtgtgtgtgtatatatatatatatatatatatatatataaaggagccATATGCTGCCTCGACGACGTCACCTCCCTTTCTTCTCCTCGTCGTATTTAGACGAGAAGACCGCGGTCTTCTCCTTATCTGCGGTGTTCAAAGAAGACGTCGAAAGTCGCAGACGTCTCCAGCCTTTGACAAAGAATGCGGTAAAGGTCGTAGGCATCTTCGGCCTTCAGCGAAGAAATCAAGCCGCCACCTctccgttacctcctggatcgagatcgtcgagggagggcagCGCTGAATCGGAAAGCGTTGAGGTTCTcctgattctccctcttcttcgagcgccttctccctcttctccctcgacgcttcttcttccctcgtcgCAGCCAAGTTGATACCGCCTGATAGCAGGCgacgacggtcgaaatcgaccgttaccgacctgTTTTGAGTAGTAACGGTCGAGTTCACCCGATACAGTCTCGTATCGTCCAATACGGGGCTAGATCaacggtaccgcccggtacgagcgatatcattcggtattgtaATCCTTGGTACTAACACTATCTTGGTAAGGAATGGCAGAAACCTCCCTCTTTCCACCACTTAGCGACTAAGAACAGCCAATAGAATCAATATATGGAGGATTTGAGTACCAAGTTCCTTCTAAATGTTTCCTAGATAGAGCAATTTCAAACAACAACAAATGGAATGATAGAAAAGCCAAGGTGGAGGCAAGAAAAAAAATTGGTTTGCTATTGTTTCTTTAGTGACTCAAATTAAGAATGTAACACCAATCCTACAAGGGGGCATCATCTTTCGATGGCTATACCTGCATCTAGGCTTAAGAAGCATCTgaggttttgttaaaaaatatgatataaacTCAGTTAATCTGCAACTATGGCAAACAAATTGCTTCTCTTAATATAATGCATCAGCAATTTTTTTATGAGAATGCTTCAACCAATAAGAAAAACTCTGAATTAGCACAATAAGCACAAGCTTTCTGTAAAAGGTAAGAAGGCATTTCATAGTTTTATTGCAATCAAGCAGTACCTTATCTCAAAATTATATGTGCATCTAAAAGCTTGAAGAGAAGCTAGCAGTTTGCCCATCTTGAAGTCACATGGCTGCAAACCACCTGATGCTAGAGTGCAGACTCGACAAGACCACCTACTCGAATGTAGACATTGAAAAAAGAAATTATTGATGAAACAAATCGAGATATAAAATTAATGCTTTATACACTTAAAATGCCAAAAGGATGCATTATATGGCAATGCTTAGTAGAAGGCATACCTGTGGTATTTGACTTGGAACACGCAACAATCCTCAGATTAGTCACAAGAGTTATGAcatcttattatttataattcaccATACAACCATTACATATTAATCCGTCATCTATGCCTCTTTCGTCTTTCTCAGGAATAGATTTAGATGTATTCTTATGCTTTTCTCTCCCTTCTTTTAACTATCATAAAGGCTATTTTAATATCTGATAGAATGGTAGCCATTCCTGTGTTTATTCTTCTATAGGCATGTCATAAACCTCATCCTCTGAGACATGCTTATTGCTGTGGTTTTATCAGTGAACAAGTGTAAGAATAAACACTTCAAGATGAGACAACTTAAGGTTAAATGCATCAAACAATAACAGCggtgaaaaaagaagaaaaaccatTGACAGGTTTAACAATGCAGAAAAACAATACATAAACATGACAAAAGGACAAATTACCACAATTAGTTCAATACCGAGATTCAAACGCTTCACAGTATATTCAACAGAAAAAAGAGAAACTATGTGAAACACCTTCTTGGGCTGTAGGATACATGAATAAGCAATCTCTCCTCAAACTCATTATCAGCAAAAGGAGCCGCTTGTGCAACCCCCTTAATGGCCTGCAGAAAAATCATGATGAATTACAAGATTAACAAGAAATGCAGAAACAAGTTTGACACATCCCAGaaatttagaaaagaaaactagGTAGCCGATATACATGTAAGAGAGCGTACTACAACTTGAGATTAATGGTCGCTACTGCTACGAAACAAATGTTGGTTGTTAAGTGTACAAGAAGTATAGCTAAATACTAAAAGCTTCCGCGCAGCAATACAACAAAACTAGTATCATTCTCCAATTTCTCTAATTAAATCAAAAGATGAAAGGCGGAAAAGGCAAAATTTCTTCGTTCCAGTGGTAGTTTGCTATATATAAAGCAGAAATTGGGGAAAAAAAAATACACCTGAGAGAACACAGCAGGTGAAGTGGCCTTAAACGTGGCCTCAGAAGCCCACAAATATATCCCAACAACATTCATACCACCCAGCAGCATTCTTGACACCTAAAAGCAGAGATAAAGAAAGCCACTGAAGTAACAAAACATGATCCGATCTCTTTCTTCGCATACATCGAAAAAGATTCCATCTTTACCTGCCGAGCGTGCTCGGCAACCCAATCGTTATCAACAACAAGAGACGCGGGCAACTCCGCCGAGGGCTTGCCGCTCTTCGATCCCTTCTTCTTATCATCCTTGCCGGCAGCCTCAGATTTAAGGGAGCAGGCGGGGCCTCCCCCGTCGGTCGGTGGCGTGGGGATCAAATCGTACACGAACCCTCGATCGGAACTGCGGTTCAGCTGTCCGATGACAAGCCCAACCTGCAGAAAACCGACCGGAACCCGTAAGATCGGGATAAGAGAAGAAAAGCTGCAGAGATTGAGAGAAAGAGTGATACTTGGGCGGGGATGCCGTGTTGGAAGAGGCGATCCTCCGCCGACTTCGACTGGTTGTCGTCGGCGATTACGGTTTTCACCATGGCGGCCAGCAAATCGAAGATCTCTCGAGTTGCGGGATGCTCGTCACTGTTACTACAGACGAACTCGCCTCTATTTTTCTCGCGGTTTGGCCCGTTTTCGGGCTGCTCCCAAACCCTATTGTATTGCTGCCTCCGCTTTTAATtagtaaaatatatataaaagaataatAGTAAAACTATATATGAATTAGTAAAATATAAGATTAAGATCATTTTGATCCTACATCATTTAAATCCTAATGATTTACTGATgtttaaaataatctttatatttcaaaaaatataatatataagttccTCCTATCAAGTTTCAGTTAACAAATGTTAGAATCTACTCACCTAACATGTTaacttcataataaattattaatataatgataaatataatttatatttaaaaaagaatctattTTAGCCCATATGATTTTACTTTTATCTAAAATAactcctatattttaaaaaacatatcaTATGAGCCCCTCCCGTCAAACCTGAGTGAACAGACATTTAAAATATGGTTACATGAcatattgactcataataaattattaatataataatacatataatttaaatttaaaaaattgagaTCACTATCAATGGCGGGAGGAAACATCGTCATGGAAGCGACCACCAACAACAGTACCAAGTTGTTATTGCTTAGCAAGGCATCATACACACGTAGTCTCTCCTGTACTAACGACACACTCAAGAGCTTCTAATCTTACCTCGGATGGATGTGTAGCAACAAATCCAACGCTAAGCATGCAAtggtctcctagtccctctttctcCTTATCGCCtcccacttcgtcctctcctgcacCCCCACTCATTATGCATACGACATTGTGGTCCAGCTTTCACTCACCTCTGCCTCTGACCTCTCCTATTTCTACCTCTCTGCTTTCATCTATCGCTACGCCTTCATCGTTTCCTCTTCCTCgataaaatagatttttttaaaaaaattaaattatacatataattgtattaatgatttattataaaaCAGCATATCATGTAAGTCGATTCTAATGTTGTCAACTCATACTTGACATAAAgagcttatatgctatattttttaaaatgtaaagaTTATTTTAGACAAACAAAATCTTTAAGTGATCCATAACCAAAACCACAAAGctaaaatgaattttttttttaaacttaaattacatgtatCATTATATCTATTAATTCAGATTTAACGAGTGAGACTTATATATTATATCTTTAAAAATCTAAggattattttag of Musa acuminata AAA Group cultivar baxijiao chromosome BXJ2-3, Cavendish_Baxijiao_AAA, whole genome shotgun sequence contains these proteins:
- the LOC135606675 gene encoding uncharacterized protein LOC135606675 isoform X1 yields the protein MVKTVIADDNQSKSAEDRLFQHGIPAQVGLVIGQLNRSSDRGFVYDLIPTPPTDGGGPACSLKSEAAGKDDKKKGSKSGKPSAELPASLVVDNDWVAEHARQVSRMLLGGMNVVGIYLWASEATFKATSPAVFSQAIKGVAQAAPFADNEFEERLLIHVSYSPRRWSCRVCTLASGGLQPCDFKMGKLLASLQAFRCTYNFEIRLPIPQSGILGIITFKDLICRGIANLAKDLQSAKALINGHLVTENVHTSSESPHDVQFLVPFNKHISTEACSSEEVVGLVVFSGAICAFAYMGPREPILQAISDLKSDIVSSLRSRLDIITDEAEEEVALSLDGGGESGGDSLAEKSIHKLALREVRKQCTLFFPRRILVPWYSGIFICDYLQALETFEDVKDHCQEMMSMDGPIETTSVVDPETAPISAATRSFWDVVHKCTSNLVNDSKTNKNSIQREADAGKLERNNLNFLTAILVLLSALLFGWAVVAFGPTKTAY
- the LOC135606675 gene encoding uncharacterized protein LOC135606675 isoform X2; translated protein: MVKTVIADDNQSKSAEDRLFQHGIPAQVGLVIGQLNRSSDRGFVYDLIPTPPTDGGGPACSLKSEAAGKDDKKKGSKSGKPSAELPASLVVDNDWVAEHARQVSRMLLGGMNVVGIYLWASEATFKATSPAVFSQAIKGVAQAAPFADNEFEERLLIHVSYSPRRWSCRVCTLASGGLQPCDFKMGKLLASLQAFRCTYNFEIRLPIPQSGILGIITFKDLICRGIANLAKDLQSAKALINGHLVTENVHTSSESPHDVQFLVPFNKHISTEACSSEEVVGLVVFSGAICAFAYMGPREPILQAISDLKSDIVSSLRSRLDIITDEAEEEVALSLDGGGESGGDSLAEKSIHKLALREDVKDHCQEMMSMDGPIETTSVVDPETAPISAATRSFWDVVHKCTSNLVNDSKTNKNSIQREADAGKLERNNLNFLTAILVLLSALLFGWAVVAFGPTKTAY